From a region of the Bradyrhizobium diazoefficiens genome:
- a CDS encoding SulP family inorganic anion transporter, with translation MRFLRTFRREWLTNIPTELLSGVLVALALIPEAIGFSIVAGVDPKVGLYASFSIACVTAVVGGRPAMISAATASTAVLMITLVRDHGLHYLFAATVLMGAIQIAAGALRLGLLMKFVSRSVMTGFVNALAILIFLAQLPQLTHVGWETYAMVAVGLAIIYLFPYATKRVPSALVSIVILTAFTIWSGIKLRTVGDMGELPSSLPFFAVPAVPFTLDTLRVILPYSLTMAAVGLLESLLTASIVDDMTDTASDKNRECVGQGVANFITGFLGAMGGCAMIGQSVINVTAGARTRLSTFFAGAFLLFLIVVLGEWVKRIPMAALVAVMIMVSISTFNWSSITSLRSHPLSSSVVMLATVVIVVATGDLSMGVLTGVVLSGVFFAAKVARLLEVETEAAEDGSAVTYFVTGQVFFASSNSLVAAFDYIEVPPRVCIDLTDAHFWDITAIGALDDIVLKFRRHGAEVEVIGLNRASATMVERFGTHHRPNARARAAH, from the coding sequence ATGAGGTTCCTTCGTACTTTCCGCCGCGAGTGGCTGACCAACATCCCTACCGAATTGCTGTCGGGCGTCCTGGTGGCCCTGGCGCTCATTCCGGAAGCGATCGGCTTTTCGATCGTCGCTGGCGTCGATCCCAAGGTTGGCCTCTACGCGTCCTTCTCGATCGCCTGCGTTACGGCCGTCGTCGGTGGAAGGCCGGCCATGATCTCGGCGGCGACCGCGTCGACGGCCGTCCTGATGATCACGCTGGTGCGAGACCACGGCCTCCATTACCTGTTTGCCGCCACAGTCCTGATGGGCGCGATTCAGATCGCGGCCGGTGCCCTTCGATTGGGGCTGCTCATGAAGTTTGTCTCACGTTCGGTCATGACGGGCTTCGTCAACGCGCTGGCGATCCTGATATTCCTGGCGCAACTGCCGCAGTTGACCCATGTCGGCTGGGAGACATACGCCATGGTCGCCGTTGGCCTGGCCATCATTTACCTCTTTCCCTATGCCACCAAGCGCGTTCCGTCGGCATTGGTCAGCATCGTGATCCTGACCGCCTTCACAATCTGGTCGGGCATCAAACTGCGCACAGTCGGTGACATGGGCGAACTGCCCTCAAGCCTTCCATTCTTTGCCGTTCCGGCGGTGCCGTTCACTCTCGACACACTGAGGGTCATCCTGCCGTACTCGCTGACAATGGCAGCCGTCGGCTTGCTCGAATCTTTGCTCACAGCCTCGATCGTGGACGACATGACCGATACGGCCAGCGACAAGAACCGCGAATGCGTCGGCCAGGGTGTCGCCAACTTCATCACCGGCTTTCTCGGAGCGATGGGTGGCTGTGCGATGATCGGACAATCCGTCATCAACGTCACGGCCGGCGCTCGCACGCGGTTGTCGACGTTTTTCGCTGGCGCCTTCCTGCTGTTTTTAATCGTCGTTCTGGGTGAGTGGGTGAAGCGCATTCCGATGGCTGCGCTCGTCGCAGTAATGATTATGGTCTCGATCAGCACGTTCAACTGGTCGTCCATAACCAGCCTGCGCTCGCATCCGTTGAGTTCCAGCGTCGTGATGCTGGCGACGGTCGTGATCGTCGTCGCCACCGGAGACCTGTCGATGGGCGTCCTCACCGGCGTCGTACTCAGCGGAGTGTTCTTCGCCGCCAAGGTTGCGCGGCTCCTGGAGGTCGAGACCGAAGCCGCCGAAGACGGAAGCGCCGTCACCTACTTCGTGACCGGCCAGGTGTTCTTCGCCTCCTCGAACAGCCTTGTCGCCGCGTTCGACTATATCGAGGTGCCGCCGCGTGTCTGCATCGACCTCACCGACGCGCACTTCTGGGACATTACGGCTATCGGCGCGCTGGACGACATCGTGCTCAAGTTTCGCCGGCATGGAGCGGAAGTCGAAGTCATCGGCCTCAATCGGGCCAGCGCAACCATGGTCGAACGATTCGGCACTCATCACAGGCCGAATGCGCGAGCGAGAGCGGCCCATTGA
- a CDS encoding cytochrome c biogenesis CcdA family protein, which translates to MSANLALGYAAGALSTLSPCVLPILPIVLFGALERHLWGPVVLATGLAASFAGVGIALASVGFNVGIDPGSLRLVIAALLGAAGIVLLVPVLQGRVASMASPVAGKGQVLLDRLQPTGLWGQFALGAVLGVIWSPCSGPTLGAAIGLAAQGHDLGRAAATMSAFAFGAATPILLLAYGSRRAIMARRDWMARVSRIGKPLMGATFFGIGLFVLTGLDKVVETSLTNAMPEWLVNVTTRL; encoded by the coding sequence ATGTCCGCAAATCTGGCGCTGGGCTACGCCGCCGGCGCGCTGTCGACGCTCTCGCCGTGCGTGCTTCCGATCCTTCCGATCGTGCTGTTCGGTGCGCTTGAACGGCATCTGTGGGGCCCGGTCGTGCTCGCCACCGGACTAGCGGCGTCCTTCGCCGGCGTGGGCATCGCGCTCGCATCCGTCGGTTTCAACGTCGGCATTGACCCCGGGTCGCTGCGGCTCGTCATCGCAGCCCTGCTGGGGGCCGCCGGAATCGTGCTCCTGGTGCCCGTGCTGCAGGGCAGGGTGGCCTCGATGGCGTCGCCCGTGGCCGGCAAAGGCCAGGTCCTGCTCGACCGCCTTCAGCCCACTGGCCTCTGGGGGCAGTTCGCGCTCGGCGCCGTGCTCGGTGTGATCTGGTCGCCATGTTCGGGGCCGACGCTCGGCGCGGCTATCGGTCTTGCGGCCCAGGGCCACGATCTCGGCAGGGCTGCCGCGACGATGTCAGCTTTCGCGTTCGGAGCCGCGACACCGATCCTCCTGCTCGCCTACGGCTCGCGCCGGGCGATCATGGCGCGGCGGGACTGGATGGCGCGCGTCTCCCGGATCGGGAAACCGCTCATGGGCGCAACGTTCTTCGGAATCGGACTTTTCGTGCTCACAGGCCTCGACAAGGTGGTCGAGACCTCGCTGACGAACGCCATGCCGGAATGGCTGGTGAACGTGACGACGCGTCTGTGA
- a CDS encoding thioredoxin family protein, whose protein sequence is MSSNFLRKAVLIAAVVAMPSLAKAGQPFDAKAFQASQAAGKSILVDVTAPWCPTCRQQKPIVQEIEKEHPDLVVYDVDFDSAKDVLKQFRVQYQSTLIVFKGSKEVARSTGETDPAPLRALVAKAF, encoded by the coding sequence ATGTCCTCGAACTTCCTTCGCAAGGCCGTCCTGATCGCCGCGGTCGTCGCGATGCCCTCGCTGGCGAAAGCCGGACAGCCTTTCGACGCCAAGGCCTTTCAGGCCTCGCAGGCCGCCGGCAAGTCCATCCTCGTCGACGTCACCGCGCCCTGGTGCCCGACCTGCAGGCAGCAGAAGCCGATCGTGCAGGAGATCGAGAAAGAGCATCCGGATCTGGTCGTCTATGATGTCGATTTCGATAGCGCGAAGGATGTCCTCAAGCAGTTTCGCGTCCAGTACCAGAGCACGCTGATCGTGTTCAAGGGATCGAAGGAAGTCGCCCGCTCCACTGGAGAGACCGATCCGGCACCGCTCCGCGCGCTGGTGGCGAAGGCGTTCTGA
- a CDS encoding peroxiredoxin-like family protein has product MTDLAPLLPNQTVPPLRVDLAGRGQFDLASEKPSNFTLVVFYRGLHCPICKTQLKELESKLDDFEKRGVAVAAVSTDSRERAEQTRETWGLSRLRIGHGLPLAAARRWGLYVSSGHGKTSAGVDEPALFSEPAIYLVRPDGTLYFGSVQTMPFARPHFSDILTAIDFVVKNNYPARGEVADLRKAV; this is encoded by the coding sequence ATGACGGATCTCGCCCCTCTCCTTCCGAACCAAACCGTCCCGCCGCTGCGCGTCGATCTCGCCGGCCGCGGACAATTCGATCTCGCATCCGAAAAGCCGTCCAACTTCACGCTCGTCGTTTTCTATCGCGGGCTTCATTGTCCCATCTGCAAGACGCAGCTCAAGGAGCTTGAATCCAAGCTCGACGATTTCGAAAAACGCGGGGTCGCCGTCGCGGCCGTATCGACCGACTCCAGGGAACGTGCAGAACAGACACGTGAAACGTGGGGACTGTCGCGGCTGCGCATCGGCCATGGCCTCCCGCTCGCCGCAGCCCGGCGCTGGGGACTGTACGTGTCGTCTGGGCATGGCAAGACGTCGGCGGGCGTCGATGAGCCGGCGCTATTTTCGGAGCCTGCCATCTACCTGGTGAGACCGGACGGCACCCTCTACTTCGGCAGTGTGCAGACGATGCCGTTCGCGCGGCCGCATTTCTCGGACATCCTGACGGCGATCGATTTCGTCGTGAAGAACAACTATCCTGCTCGCGGCGAGGTGGCGGACCTCCGGAAGGCGGTATAG
- a CDS encoding DUF6789 family protein → MTTGNWMKGLMAGFVATIVLSALMAAKSTMGMMPELNAIRMIADMLGASMAVGWAMHFVIGTVLWGTLFAWLNPRLPGESHWLKGIVFAVGAWLVMMVAMMPMAGAGLFGSHLWMMAPVMTLMLHVVFGFVLGAAYALERPEDTSALLRARS, encoded by the coding sequence ATGACCACGGGAAACTGGATGAAAGGACTGATGGCGGGCTTCGTCGCCACCATCGTTCTTTCCGCCCTCATGGCGGCGAAGTCGACGATGGGTATGATGCCCGAACTCAATGCGATCAGGATGATAGCCGACATGCTGGGTGCGTCGATGGCCGTCGGCTGGGCGATGCACTTCGTGATCGGAACCGTGCTCTGGGGCACGCTGTTCGCGTGGCTGAACCCCCGCCTCCCCGGCGAGAGCCACTGGCTGAAGGGCATCGTGTTCGCCGTCGGCGCCTGGCTCGTCATGATGGTCGCGATGATGCCGATGGCCGGCGCAGGCCTTTTCGGGTCCCATCTCTGGATGATGGCGCCGGTCATGACGCTGATGCTGCACGTCGTCTTCGGCTTCGTCCTCGGCGCCGCCTATGCGCTCGAGCGTCCGGAGGATACCAGCGCGCTGCTGCGCGCGCGCAGTTGA
- a CDS encoding GDCCVxC domain-containing (seleno)protein, with amino-acid sequence MILESTIRCPNCGSESTERMPTDACQFLYDCRHCGVRLKPRDGDCCVFCSYGTVPCPPVQEAGGCCR; translated from the coding sequence ATGATCCTCGAATCCACGATACGGTGCCCGAACTGCGGCAGCGAATCGACCGAGCGGATGCCGACGGACGCCTGCCAATTCCTCTACGACTGCAGGCATTGCGGCGTCCGCTTGAAGCCCAGGGACGGCGACTGCTGCGTCTTCTGCTCCTACGGGACGGTTCCGTGTCCGCCGGTTCAGGAAGCAGGAGGCTGCTGTAGGTAG
- a CDS encoding CBS domain-containing protein, whose product MQVQGIMQRNVAIADPNMTIRDVAMRADNISLRVGEHGRLIGIVTDRDIVMRGVATNRAPGNTTEERLPWHSA is encoded by the coding sequence ATGCAGGTCCAGGGAATCATGCAGCGAAACGTAGCAATTGCCGATCCCAACATGACGATCCGCGATGTCGCGATGCGCGCCGACAACATTTCATTGCGGGTCGGCGAACATGGTCGTCTGATCGGGATAGTGACGGACCGCGATATTGTGATGCGTGGTGTCGCGACCAATCGCGCGCCCGGAAATACAACCGAGGAGAGGCTGCCATGGCATTCAGCTTGA
- a CDS encoding YbhB/YbcL family Raf kinase inhibitor-like protein: MAFSLTSPAFRDGERIPSEYTADGANFSPPLQWSDPPQGTRSFALVVEDPDAPSGTFRHWGLYNITGERTLLPEGLGAGGKAKSEAMKSEAMKSEAMKSEAMKSETMGKGVNDFGEVHYHGPAPPRGHGTHHYHFKLAALDVETLSQAPKLTAADIWKAAEKHMLGQAELVGTYSR, encoded by the coding sequence ATGGCATTCAGCTTGACGAGCCCCGCGTTTCGCGATGGCGAACGCATACCATCTGAATATACAGCAGACGGCGCCAATTTCTCTCCGCCGCTGCAATGGTCGGATCCACCGCAGGGCACCAGGAGTTTCGCACTCGTGGTCGAGGATCCAGATGCGCCGTCGGGCACGTTCCGCCATTGGGGGCTTTACAACATTACGGGCGAACGCACCTTACTACCGGAAGGTCTCGGCGCGGGCGGCAAGGCGAAATCAGAGGCCATGAAATCAGAGGCCATGAAATCAGAGGCCATGAAATCAGAGGCCATGAAATCGGAGACCATGGGAAAGGGCGTCAACGATTTCGGCGAGGTCCATTACCATGGGCCAGCTCCGCCCAGGGGTCACGGGACACATCATTACCATTTCAAGCTCGCGGCGCTCGACGTCGAGACGCTGTCGCAAGCGCCCAAGCTTACCGCGGCCGACATATGGAAGGCGGCCGAAAAGCATATGCTCGGACAGGCAGAGCTCGTCGGGACTTACAGCCGGTGA
- a CDS encoding antibiotic biosynthesis monooxygenase family protein, with product MPQIQIGQQPVTQITIIEAEPEKQNEALSLMRERAHFMQRQPGFISIRLHRSLDGRRIVNYIQWESRDLLRAAHQSPEFRKAWSQFGKLAGDIDPHLYEVAEILADGQ from the coding sequence ATGCCGCAGATCCAAATCGGTCAGCAGCCAGTCACACAGATCACCATCATCGAGGCAGAGCCGGAGAAACAGAACGAGGCTCTGTCGCTGATGAGAGAGCGAGCCCATTTCATGCAGCGTCAGCCGGGGTTCATTTCGATTAGGTTGCATCGTAGCCTCGATGGACGCCGCATCGTGAACTACATTCAGTGGGAGAGCCGTGACCTCCTGCGGGCTGCGCACCAGTCACCTGAATTTCGTAAGGCCTGGAGCCAGTTCGGAAAGCTCGCAGGTGACATCGATCCTCATCTGTACGAGGTCGCCGAGATCCTCGCCGACGGGCAGTGA
- a CDS encoding complex I NDUFA9 subunit family protein, whose product MAAASNRLVTVFGGTGFLGRRVVRFLLQAPVFSVRIASRHPERGRQLFGYDDPRLQSVRVDLHDEPSIAVALDGADSAVNAVSLYVEHGRETFHSVHVESARRLAAQAHQAGVKRLIHVSGIGSDVTSPSLYIRERGEGELAVRAVFSEATLVRPAVMFGPDDAFLTTILKLLRQYPIYPMFGRGLTRLQPAYVDDVAEAITRALLSTEANAITYECAGPRIYTYEEFLRTVAHAVGRRPMLVPVPFAAWHVAGWVSELLPRPPITRNQVELMQIDNVASVGMPGFSELEIQPRSVEQTIPTMLRESIRPTGS is encoded by the coding sequence ATGGCCGCCGCAAGCAATCGCCTTGTCACGGTGTTCGGCGGGACGGGATTCCTCGGCCGGCGCGTTGTTCGATTCCTTCTCCAGGCGCCCGTGTTTTCCGTTCGGATTGCCTCAAGACATCCCGAACGAGGCAGGCAGCTTTTTGGTTATGACGACCCGCGCCTCCAATCTGTGCGGGTCGATCTACACGACGAGCCTTCGATAGCCGTTGCGCTTGATGGCGCAGACAGCGCCGTCAACGCAGTCAGTCTCTATGTTGAACATGGACGGGAGACGTTTCACTCCGTGCATGTGGAATCCGCCCGGCGATTGGCGGCCCAAGCACATCAAGCCGGCGTCAAGCGGCTCATCCATGTTTCCGGAATCGGCTCTGATGTCACTTCCCCGTCCCTCTATATTCGCGAGCGCGGCGAAGGCGAACTGGCGGTCCGCGCAGTATTTTCTGAGGCCACGCTGGTTCGCCCGGCAGTCATGTTCGGGCCGGATGACGCGTTTCTCACCACTATCCTCAAGCTGCTCCGCCAGTATCCGATTTATCCGATGTTCGGGCGCGGGTTGACGAGATTGCAGCCGGCCTATGTCGACGATGTGGCCGAAGCGATCACAAGAGCGCTTCTGAGCACCGAAGCGAACGCAATCACGTATGAATGTGCCGGTCCTCGCATCTACACATACGAAGAGTTTCTCAGAACAGTCGCGCACGCAGTCGGCCGCAGACCAATGCTCGTTCCCGTGCCGTTTGCTGCTTGGCATGTAGCGGGATGGGTTTCGGAGCTGCTTCCAAGGCCACCGATCACGCGGAATCAAGTGGAGTTGATGCAGATCGACAACGTAGCGTCAGTGGGAATGCCAGGATTTTCTGAGCTTG